ACAGCTGCTTCTCAATCAGTTTTTCAAAGATCGGATGCTTCTGCTGATCATAACGGGCAACGTTAACGTTCTCACCGAAGAACATGGGTTGGCGCAGATGATCGTAAACGTTTCGGTTAAAGGTTGAGTAGGCCATGATGAGGTTAAAACTATTCTGAAAAGTCCGGGAAATGCAGAACCTGCACAGGCTTGCCGTACAGGGGCGAAATTAGCTGCCGTCAGACAGCAACAGGGGCCGAAGCCCCTGCAGTAGTACGATCAGCTGTTACAGCTTGCAGGCTCCGCCTTCGCAGCCAGAGTCGCTCTGATCGTCTTTCGCGCCATCACGGGTATTGTGGTAATACAGTGTTTTCACGCCGTATTTGTATGCCGTCAGCAGATCTTTCAGCAGCTGCTTCATGGGCACTTTCTCACCTTCAAAACAGGAAGGATCATAGTTGGTATTGGCAGAGATCGACTGGTCGACAAACTTCTGCATGATCCCCACCAGCTGCAGGTAACCTTCATTGTTAGGTATCTGCCATAACAACTCGTAGTTATCTTTCAGACGCTCATATTCAGGTACCACCTGCTTGAGAATACCGTCTTTGCTTGCCTTGACACTGACAAAGCCGCGGGGAGGCTCAATGCCATTGGTGGAGTTGGTAATCTGTGATGATGTCTCACAGGGCATGATTGCCGTCACGGTGCTATTACGCAGGCCATGGGTCACAATTGAGTCCCGCAGACTATCCCAGTCCAGATGCAGAGGCTCCTGACAGAAACCATCAACATCCTTCTTGTAGGTGTCGATAGGCATCAGGCCTTCCGCATAGAACGTATCGGCAAATGCCTCACACTGCCCCAGTTCGATGGCCAGTTTATTGGACGCTTTCAGCAGGAAATACTGCATCGCTTCAAAAGTGCGATGAGTCAGCGCATTGGCAGAACCATCAGAGTACTTCACTCCATGCTTGGCCAGATAATAGGCAAAGTTGGTCACGCCTACACCTAGAGTGCGGCGCTTCATGGAAGCACTGTGGGCTGCAGGCAGCGGATAGTCCTGATAGCTCAACAGGCTGTCCAGCGCACGTACGATAAGCTCAGACAGCTCTTCCAGCTCGTCGAGGTTCTCCAGTGCTCCCAGGTTGAACGCAGACAGCGTACAGAGGGCAATTTCCCCTTCTGCATCACGCACATCGAACAGCGGCTTGGTTGGCAGGGTGATTTCCATGCACAGGTTGCTCTGATGTACTGGCGCTTTCTTGGGGTTGAAAGCACTGCGGGTGTTGCAGTGGTCCACGTTCTGCAGGTAGATACGCCCGGTTTGCGCACGCTCCTGAGCAAACATGCTGAACAGGTCGACCGCTTTCACCGTTTTCTTGCGGATGCTGGCATCCTGCTCGTACTTCACGTACAGACGCTCAAACTCTTCCTGATCATCAAAGAAAGACTTGTACAGGCCAGGGACGTCTGAAGGACTGAACAGGGTAATGTTCTCGCCTTTGATCAAGCGCTGGTACATCAGGCGGTTGAACTGGAAAGCGTGGTCCACATGACGGGCACGGTTTTCTTCCACACCACGGTTGTTTTTCAGCACCAGCAGCGACTCTACTTCCAGATGCCAGATGGGGTAGAACACGGTAGCTGCGCCACCACGAACACCGCCCTGTGAACAGGACTTAACGGCAGTCTGGATGTGTTTCACAAAAGGAATCATGCCAGTGTGGAACGCTTCGCCACCACGGATCGGACTGCCCAGTGCACGGATGTTACCCATATTGACGCCGATACCCGCTCGCTGACTGACATATTTCACAATCGCAGAAGCAGTGGCATTGATAGAGTCCAGCGAATCCGCCGCCTCAATCAGTACACAGGAGCTGAACTGACGGGTAGGCGTACGCACTCCAGACATGATGGGGGTTGGCAGCGATAGCTTGAAGTTGGAGCAGGCATCATAGAAGCGACGCACGTAATCCAGACGGGTAGCCTTGGGGTAGTGCGCAAACAGACAGGCTGCGACCAGCATATATAGTTGCTGCGGGCTTTCGTAGATTTCGCCGGTGACACGGTTCTGGGTCAGATACTTGCCTTCCAGCTGCTTGACGGCGGCATAGCTGAAATTCATATCACGCCAGTGGTCAAGAAAACCATTCAGCTGATCAAACTCTTCAGGGCTGTAATCTTCCAGCAGATGACGATCATAACGACCTGAATCCACCAGTTTGGAAACATGATCAAACAGGTGAGGTGGTTCAAACTGGCCAAATGCCTTCTTGCGCAGATGGAAGATTGCCAGACGAGCAGCCAGATACTGATAGTCAGGTGCATCTTCAGAGATCAGATCCGCTGCCGACTTGATCAGCGTCTCGTGAATGTCGTTGGTACGAATACCATCAAAGAACTGCAAGTGAGCTTTCAGCTCGACTTGAGAAACAGAGACATTTTCCAGCCCTTCCGCGGCCCAGGCGATTACCTTGTGAATCTTGTCCAGGTCAATCGATTCCTTACGCCCGTCGCGTTTGGTCACCATAATATCTTGCATGCTCAAGTCTTCCGTCCTCAACGTATGCTGCCAGAATGCTCAAACCTTGATCAGCATCGCACAAATAGCTTTGCGCCTCTTCTATCTAGTAGTCACCGTCAGGAAGAAGCACAAGATGTAGTATCAAGGGATTTAATAGGCAGCAAATATAGGAGTACATCCACCTCACATCAAGACTTGATTTTTAGCTCTTTTGGGGTATTCCGGTGGGCAGAGAGAGCAACGTCAGGATTCATCGGAGATCAGCCCCTGAAGACCTTTTTGTTATTTTATGTAATCAAAAAAACCATTGTTCAGGGAATGCTCAATACCCCTTTACTCCCTGTCTGACAGACGCTCTCTCCTCTTCTGCTGACGAATGCACCAAGACAAAATCAACACACGACTATTTACAAAGTCCTCTGAAATCAATATTATGCGCCCTCACTTGACGCGGTGGGGTTCCCGAGTGGCCAAAGGGATCAGACTGTAAATCTGACGCGTGAGCTTCGGTGGTTCGAATCCACCCCCCACCACCAAGTGATGTCAACGACATCACTACCGCAAAAATGACAGTTCATTACGCCTCCTTGAACTGAAGTTCAGCAAACGTACAAGTGTTCATCCTGGTGGGGTTCCCGAGTGGCCAAAGGGATCAGACTGTAAATCTGACGCGTGAGCTTCGGTGGTTCGAATCCACCCCCCACCACCAGATGAATCCTTCATCTACTTCTACTTCCCTCTCTGTCACATAATCTTCTGGCTACATCAGTTAGCTGTCCTAGACACCTCCAGCATTTTTTATCTGGTTAAATGTCTTAAGATACCTTCGTTTTAAACCAGTCAGCCCGTTATACCGGCAAAACCGGCTCTGCCTTGCCTCTGTTCCTGTTCTGGGCAATCGTCTGGCTCCTCTCACTTCTCCAACCTGTCACACAAACAAAAAAGCCACAGCCCCAATGACGCTACTATTGGAACTGCGGCCAGATTTGCCTGTTCAGACGTAATAAGCCTCAGAACATGTTCACGATCAGCTGCGCATTAGCCACACCTCGTTGAAAACACACCTCGGAATACTTATGCAGGGCCACTACGCCCATATCCTCAGTGCTTTTCGCCTTGTCTGACCTGAGCCTGCAAGAACGTGAACGCGTTCGAGCTATGGCACTTATTTCTGCCAGGACTTGATCAGCTCGTCATAGGAGACGGTTTCGCCTTTTGGCTTCTCATTAGCAAGCTTGGGCTTGGGCGCGCCTGGCTGACTCAGCCAGTACTCGGGATCCTTCGGCTCATTCAGCTTGGGTCCGCAGTCACCCTGTACCTTGGCGCGCTCAAGGCGCTCCATCACCTTGTCCTGATCAGCGGCCAGACCATCCAGCGCTTCCTGAGGAGTCTTATCACCGTTCGCCGCTTCAGCAATATGTTGCCACCACAGCTGAGCCAGTTTTGGATAATCCGGTACGTTGGTTCCAGTAGGCGTCCACTCGGTACGAGCAGGGCTACGATAGAACTCCACCAGACCACCCAGCTTTGGCGCTACTTCGGTCATCGCCTGTGAGGTAATATCCGATTCACGAATCGGTGTCAGACCCACCAGCGTTTTCTTCAGGGATACGGTTTTAGACACCACGAACTGGGCATACAACCACGCCGCCAGACGACGATCATCCGGTGTGGACTTCATGAAGGTCCATGAGCCTACGTCCTGATACCCTTTCTTCATCCCCTCTTCCCAGTATGGGCCGACAGGTGAAGGCGCCATGCGCCACTTGGGCGTACCGTCGGCATTGACCACAGGCAAGCCCGGTTTGGTCATATCGGCGGTAAAGGCGGTGTACCAGAAAATCTGCTGGGCAACGTTACCCTGTGCAGGAACAGGACCTGCTTCAGAGAAAGTCATCCCGGGCGCTTCTGGTGGCGCATACTTACGCAGCCAGTCAACATATTTGGTGGTGGCGTATACCGCAGCCGGGCCATTGGTCGCACCGCCACGAGAAACGCTGGAGCCAACGGGACGACAACCTTCTACACGAATACCCCACTCATCCACAGGCAAGCCATTGGGCAGGCCTTTGTCGCCTTCACCGGCCATGGAGAACCACGCATCAGTGAAGCGCCAGCCCAGTGAGGGATCTTTCTTGCCGTAATCCATGTGACCATAGACACGCTGACCGTCGATCTCTTTCACCTTATCAGTGAAGAACTCAGCGATGTCTTCATAGGCTGACCAGTTCTTAGGTACACCCAGGTCATAACCGTAGAGTTCCTTGAACTTGGCTTGCAGATCAGGACGGGCAAACCAGTCAGCACGGAACCAGTACAGGTTGGCAAACTGCTGATCAGGTAGCTGGTAGAGTTTGCCATCAGGGCCGGTGGTAAATGACAGGCCGATAAAGTCTTTCAGATCCAGGGTTGGCAGGGTGTAATCCTTGCCATCACCGGCGATCATGTCGCTGATGGGGACGACTTTACCGTAGCGGAAATGAGTACCAATGAAGTCAGAGTCGTTGATGTAGCCATCATAGATGTTCTTGCCTGACTGCATCTGGGTCTGCAGTTTCTCAACCACGTCACCTTCCTGAATCAGATCATGATGAATCTTGATCCCGGTGATTTCGGTGAAGGCTTTCGCCAGCACCTTGGACTCGTACTCGTGGGTGGTCAGAGTTTCGGAGGCCACATTGATTTCCATGCCGCGGAATTTCTTGGCGGCATCGATAAACCACTGCATCTCCTTCATCTGGTCATCCTTGGA
This Pokkaliibacter sp. MBI-7 DNA region includes the following protein-coding sequences:
- the nrdA gene encoding class 1a ribonucleoside-diphosphate reductase subunit alpha, with protein sequence MQDIMVTKRDGRKESIDLDKIHKVIAWAAEGLENVSVSQVELKAHLQFFDGIRTNDIHETLIKSAADLISEDAPDYQYLAARLAIFHLRKKAFGQFEPPHLFDHVSKLVDSGRYDRHLLEDYSPEEFDQLNGFLDHWRDMNFSYAAVKQLEGKYLTQNRVTGEIYESPQQLYMLVAACLFAHYPKATRLDYVRRFYDACSNFKLSLPTPIMSGVRTPTRQFSSCVLIEAADSLDSINATASAIVKYVSQRAGIGVNMGNIRALGSPIRGGEAFHTGMIPFVKHIQTAVKSCSQGGVRGGAATVFYPIWHLEVESLLVLKNNRGVEENRARHVDHAFQFNRLMYQRLIKGENITLFSPSDVPGLYKSFFDDQEEFERLYVKYEQDASIRKKTVKAVDLFSMFAQERAQTGRIYLQNVDHCNTRSAFNPKKAPVHQSNLCMEITLPTKPLFDVRDAEGEIALCTLSAFNLGALENLDELEELSELIVRALDSLLSYQDYPLPAAHSASMKRRTLGVGVTNFAYYLAKHGVKYSDGSANALTHRTFEAMQYFLLKASNKLAIELGQCEAFADTFYAEGLMPIDTYKKDVDGFCQEPLHLDWDSLRDSIVTHGLRNSTVTAIMPCETSSQITNSTNGIEPPRGFVSVKASKDGILKQVVPEYERLKDNYELLWQIPNNEGYLQLVGIMQKFVDQSISANTNYDPSCFEGEKVPMKQLLKDLLTAYKYGVKTLYYHNTRDGAKDDQSDSGCEGGACKL
- a CDS encoding ABC transporter substrate-binding protein, with protein sequence MHDNKNKMKRAVVLSAMLVMSGISWDALADQYQDAAKKWVGSEFSPSTLSKDDQMKEMQWFIDAAKKFRGMEINVASETLTTHEYESKVLAKAFTEITGIKIHHDLIQEGDVVEKLQTQMQSGKNIYDGYINDSDFIGTHFRYGKVVPISDMIAGDGKDYTLPTLDLKDFIGLSFTTGPDGKLYQLPDQQFANLYWFRADWFARPDLQAKFKELYGYDLGVPKNWSAYEDIAEFFTDKVKEIDGQRVYGHMDYGKKDPSLGWRFTDAWFSMAGEGDKGLPNGLPVDEWGIRVEGCRPVGSSVSRGGATNGPAAVYATTKYVDWLRKYAPPEAPGMTFSEAGPVPAQGNVAQQIFWYTAFTADMTKPGLPVVNADGTPKWRMAPSPVGPYWEEGMKKGYQDVGSWTFMKSTPDDRRLAAWLYAQFVVSKTVSLKKTLVGLTPIRESDITSQAMTEVAPKLGGLVEFYRSPARTEWTPTGTNVPDYPKLAQLWWQHIAEAANGDKTPQEALDGLAADQDKVMERLERAKVQGDCGPKLNEPKDPEYWLSQPGAPKPKLANEKPKGETVSYDELIKSWQK